GATTTCTCAACAAAGCATATAGTAAAAATGGGCTCCAGACTTTCAGGTATGCTAATTGAACCTATGTTTTACTTTCTTGCAAAGAATCAAACTTTTCCTTTAACTTTTTGGGGGTTCTGTTGGGTACCCTTTTCATATTTGTCTTATCTGATCTGTGTCATAAAAAGCCCTCTTTTTGCACACCTTAAAAAAGTGTACTGGTTCTGTTAACTGATTATTTAATAACATATAGCCCCATATGTCAACTAATACTCTGATAGATGGAAACCCCATCCTACTCCTCTCCTTCAGAACAGTCTGGACATTGTGTCCTCATTTACAGTCTGCGGAGTCTGCTACCGCTGTCTTTGTTCTGTTTTGTGGAATTTGTGCTCATTACTGCACCTCTGACCATTTGCTGCAGGTGCTCTCCTCCGATGTGTGCTGTCTGTTCATCAAACTGCGCTCTGTTCCAGGTCAGCTCTAtctccctgatttattaaagctctccaaggctggagaggatacactttcatcagtgaagctgggtgatccagcaaacatggaatggatttgttaaaaagtaatttgctcgttgttagcaaatgttttgaatcctggactggatccattccaagtttttaggatcacccagcttcactgatgaaagtgtatcatctccagccttggagagctttattaaatcagaccctgtgtCTCCTTTATAGGCAACCAAGGATGAGACATGAATGCAGTGTATTTATTCCCTCCAGGTGCTGCACCTAGTGGTGCTAGGTCCTTGGTGAAGTACAGAGAAATTATCTGATTGGTCTgtgcaggaaaatgtaaaatacgtTTCCTGGTGCAGTTCTAGGTTGATACGATGCACCTAGTTATGTTGGCAGAATATGATCAGTgaacagtaaaataaagaatagaatAGGGGAAGTATGGATCTTGCACAATAAAAGAGAGTATTCTTtcgctataaaaaatacaaagttgtgTATTTGGTGGAAGTGGTTCAGGTCATCGACAAAGCCAAGGAAGGTATGCAGGAGAGGAAACAGCTAGGATCAGCAGATCTGCCTAATAGTCCATTACAAAGCAATGCTTCAATTTAAATGATCAGGGAGAGGGATAAGTCAGCAAACCTCTGATTGGCATGCTTCATGTCAGAGCTCTATGTAACCAGTTCAGCATAGCTCCGTTCTGCATGTTGTACTGCACACCTGGTGATATTGGGGATAGCCCAGGTGCCTTTTTCTGAGGCAGTTTGCTCTTTTTCAAGGTGCCCTATACAAAGTCTATTATTGCAAAAATTTTATCTTCTACACACTAAATAATTTCCCCTTCACTTGATCCAAATCTGTACACTCtattaattcttcttttttaatttttttacacacatcaAGCAGAAAGCAACATTCACTTTTCTTTCTTAATAAGCCCCAGTCTGTCATGTTCTTATTTGAtcttgttttaaagtttgttgcatttacataacattttactGCACTGCATgtttatacaataaattaaaataaaagcccACTTATGTATTGGTGATAAAATTGGTGACACATTCTGAGGCAGTTTGCTTTTCCTCAAGAAGCCCTGTACAAAAGTCTAATATTTGTGATAGCAATGATTTTATCTTCTATGGAGTAATATAAACCCCAGACCTatgcattatgtattttttgtacccAACATGGAATAAACACTGTGATGTTAAACATAAAGTTACACCCCTCTTTTTGTAATAGGCCCCAGTCagttatgtttataaataatctTGTTTTAGTGTTTACTGTATTTACATGACAGTTATTTTACcgcattgtatgtttttttttttttttttacactagtgGAAGAGTAATACCATCTAGCAGCATTATTGCCATGGTGGATGGTGAAAGAGGTACAAAAGGTTAAAAGTCAGGAAAATGCTGATGGTCAATACAATATGGATTGAGGGTAATAGTGAACTGCTCAGTGAAATGGCAGTGAAAATAGAGAATCCCTCAGTGATTTTTATAATTAGtgattagatatttttttctttttttaggtaacaCGTAAGTGTTCATATGTATTCTCTAGACCagtggtgcccaaactttttaCATCTTgaggccgctgttgacattgggataaaacttgcggaCCACAATGCAAACAGACATTTAAGATGTATGCCTAAAAtcagaatagttttaatttaaatgatattAAGATGAAATGTTTCTacttactgtaacatacatgcacaaaataaaacaaatgacaaatcaagaatctctgcaatggatacttccagagaaatgcaattcatgtgtcagatagccaagggggacatgttcttactattacatCTCTAGGGCCCTACATATCCCCATTTCTGAgcaattggggttcacagaaggtaaatggccagctatgtgtgacaggatggcaCGGTATGACCGGTATAGTTTTTCTTGTGATGGCACCGCAGCAATTATAATGTTAGGGGGGGTTAGGCACAAGAGaccccacttattctacattttaatatacctacagctcctctttcaggagaaattgggattcaaagaacataagcggacatttatatgtgacagggcaccatggtgtGGTAGCAGAGATAATATTTTAGTGGGGAGGACGGTAGTCACAAGAATCCCCCCACTAtactactgttaaagagaaattggggttcacagattacagtggccagctatgtgtgacggggtagcatggtatgaccgGTAAagtttttcgtatcttgtgatggcactgtAATGATAACATGTTAGGGGGAGTTAGCTAGAtgttggggttcatagagagtaaaggggatagctatgtgtggcagggtagcgtgatatgatgggtataacattttattatgtaaggGGGGACAAAAGACATTTTCtgctggctcccacatttccagttgccaacatccctctgttccaaagacattgagggtcacagaatgtaagtgtccagctatgtgtaacacaTCGGCCTCTTTGCaccacagtgtctgcagatttgactccaggcggcagtgagcggtactgagcgtctcccccgagCAAGGGTTTTAAgccatgaggaaggggtaaccacactacaacctcaccgccaacctgaatgcagccttgaagttttgtgaactttaaggggcaccacagcgcacaggcATTTGGCAGGACCCCAATGCTCATTTCCATgggagtggcccccagggggtccccaatatGCAGACTTAATTTGAGGACCCTGGCTTTAGGTAGCccccttaatgtaaaaatattcctgATTGTTGTTGAgatttttttgcttgtgaccccgtatatAGCAACTTGATATATTTAGGGGGCTTAAATTAATTTAGTAGCAGCTcttggggtcccctgtgtaccctgaaaactttacatttctatgattatcagtgaaggagatatgaggatttatacatggggataatgagaGAAGCATGAAGACAGACACAGCTGCTGGGGTTAGCTCACAGTACAAGGTAGGAGAGGAGCAGCTCcttctcctggcagcacaatcttgatagaaaatataaaagatgtgagtgccccatcccccacaagacaagaagcagagagggaatgaggggAGGGCTGGATCTGACGCTCTGCGGGCCGGGtgtggcccgcgggccataggttgggcacccctgctctagacttCTGCATTAGGGAGATTTATGAAATGGACTGCTTATTGGTTTGTTTGGTGGGCAACTGAGTGAGTTTTCACAATGTGACTTGTCAGGACCGTTGTTGTTATAGAGAGCCAATTATTGAAGTGTCTGATAACACCACATTAGTTCAGTGCACATGGTGTTTATAGAAGCTGGGTGGCACATTGTCACTTTATTACCATTACATTATTTAATGCAATAGTTATATTACTTGTTTGTTAATAGGAAGGCCCATTGCAAAATATACCACCAGCAACATCCCATACACCAAAATGAGTAACTACATACAAAGATAaaattcatgtttattatttaactAATGGTTGACAATAGTTGTCTAGGTCTCCCATCTGTTTATAAGTAAGATACATCTTgtacaataataaagaaataaacacatgacttttgatgttgttttttaaaaattttatttcccGTATTCCGGGGATCTGTGAATTTTACACAAACAACAGAAAGAACATTTAGTTGTAGCCATGGCTCAGAGCAGCCACCAAGACATTAAGGAATTTCTCAAAGGTAGCCTGGACTTTAGGGGTGAATGCAGCTCCCAGCTTGGCGGCCAAAACAACGATCAGCACCTCACCAAGACGCTGTGAACAGaaagaataattattattcatgACATTTATGACATTATTGACTACACCTATGTCACCCTACAAGTGTATAACAGGTCTGCATGTCCacagtaacaatatatataaataggtttAATAAATAGAGTAAATAGGCCAAACAACTATGCAGTAATGTTCAGTAACCTTTCATTGTTCTGACAGCTCTAACCTAATGTGAAGATAATCAAGactaataaaaaatctatatatatatataataataaataactaatgaATTTCCCAGTGTTACTATGAATTACTCAATCATACTTACATCTACCAAGTGAatgttagaaaacaaatatattatttttctatagatCTGTACCTTGAAGTTCTCGGGGTCCACATAGAGCTCATCAGCGTGCTGCTTGCTGAGGGCAGCCAGGGTCTGTTTTACATTATCCAGATGGTGAATGGCGTTGTCAATGGCACCGAGCACCTTCTTGCCATGAGCGTGGACCTTGGCATTACCAGCAACGGCAGCGGCAGTGGACAGGTTTCCAAAGGTGCTGAAATACCTCTGGGTCCAGGGATAGACGATGAGcagcctaataaaataaatacaatacataagcCACAAAGACAATACTTTACAGCTACAAACAACAttatacatgcacacacacacatatatatatatatatatatatatatatatgtagagagagagagagagagagagagagagagagagagagagagagagactttgCAGTTAATATAGagattataattaaaatataagtaaCAAGGAAAATAGATTGAAGGATCAATAGTTGCAATAAATAAGCAGTAAGTATGAgtagcataataaataaaaagctttcatTGGGTTATTACCTGCCTAGGGCATCATGACCGTCATTTTCCAGGTCAACTTTAGCCCAGATGGAGGCAATGGTGGCTTTCTCTTCAGCAGTCCAGTGAACCATTGTTGCTGCTATGTGGGAGCTTTAGAGGTAATGCTCTGTAGGGTTTGTGCCTAGCCATAGAGACAAACTGTCCTTTTATAGAAACCTTCCCATGGTCCACCCATAGTAGTTTTTTCTGactcatgaaaaaagaaaaaaatgctcacTGCTTGCTGATTACATTTTAAGATTGCTCCACGCCTTTGACCAGTGGAAAATAAGACTGCATCGGTGCCTAATTGCAGAGTATATTGAGGGGACAGACattaaaaatatcatataaatattagaGAGTTATTGATGAAGCCCATTAAATCAAGACGGTCAAGACAATAAATCAAAATTCCTAGTATTAAATAGCCAAGTGTCAGacagaaacactttttttaaacagcagtGTGCACCCTCCTAATGTAAAGTGTTattatcataatttattttgtttttagtatatttttcaaAGTGACTTCGTACTACATTGAGTAAGCTATGTAATCTGTAGTAATACAGCTTTGCTAAGTAACAGCCTAATAAAGAAGCCCCCCTGTCACCTTGCCCATTCATGTCTCTGCAAAGGTCACAATCAAGGGGGGGGGAGTACACCCTTTGCAGAGACATACATAGGCAAggttacaggttttttttttttttactaaaggagtttaggtttTTACTTAGAGTGTCCATCCCAATGTCCTGTAGGCTTTAAGAGGAGTTTATAGTACAACTGGGAAACACACTGGTAAACAGTAATACCCACACAATTTCACAAATGTTAGCAAGAATTGCAACATTAAATCATAtacatattgaaaatattattattaccttgtatttatattgttccaacattttacaaagtcatattactaactgtccctcaagggggcgcACAACCTAATATCCCctccatggtcatatgtcattaacacagtctaaagctaTATACACTCTTCACACGATTCTCGTCTGATAAGAACAGTCCGGCTCTTCTCAttcgagaatctgacatgtgtacagcagtcgcccaacgttgttcatggatcaggtcctgacagatccatgaaagaCAATAGATCCCATAATGACCAATGGTCAATATAAGTCAATAGAGAACAGCGCAGCGGGGGAAACTTGATCGTCCATAGAACATAACAGCGCTGTGTGTTAAGGGAAAGCCAATGaccctaactgcaagtttttgagATGTGGAGAGAACATCGAAACTCTTTGAGGATCCTGGAAAAACCAatgacctagtactgcaaaggcaagagtactaGCTATTGAGCCTACCGTGCTGCCACACCAAAgtaaaacaatcatttaaaaaaaattatagaaataaacccaatatataaaatgtaaccatTATAACtgataaaatatacatgaaatacAGTCGCTGTATTGATTGAAAACAAATGTTGCTCTGgagtattatgttttatataagttttaattgggaaatgttttgtttttaatggatCCAAGGATTCTAGATTTCAGTTTCCTGTCGTATAAGTTTTTTGTGGGTCATAATCCAAGAAATttttacaacaacaaaattaaacaacaaaaattaagAGTTTTAAGCTGTTTTggctgtcaaaaaaaaataataatttgtaaggATCATGACTTTGCAAATTTACTTTTCATAAGGATGTAAAGCCCATTCCATAGTGGGAATTTATAAGAGAAAAGAGAATTTTTTACAAAGCCACCATGTGTGGTTACACAGTTCTGTTGTGTTGTTTCTACAGTTATGTCTAGTGGACCCATCACAGCATCcattatccaaaatattttagatgtATAATTCCCttgacataaatatttattaattgtctttcctgttgttttattttagttggaaaacaaaaatggtaactaatataaacaattttgaaataactttttcttttagatcagGACACACATAGAAAGTGCTATTTTAAGAACGCATACAATGGGcataatttatcaatgaaatccgcgctcgctggtcgcgtgtactttcgcgccgttatatcgagccggtttacagcgggctggagtcatatgcgctcgtacactcgcctcctcactgccaagccggatgcttgccttcataacaaaatgggcaataggggtcgcgcatcgccagtgtaaagctgccggagatgcgcagctccggccgcgagctctttcagttgctgaattgcgcgacggcgtacgatttcggatcgcgaatacgaatgcgcgagcgagcttccgattttgcttgatgaatcagcctcaatgtatatattcattggctagcaataaaaaaaaaacaacaaaacaaattacacTATTTCAACAACTTACaacataaacagaatttttagttGCAtgcatttttagttatttttaggtCCTGTAATTCCTGCCTGCCCTGAGTAAttgttattactttattatttgtaagttgttattatttgttgattatgtgttttatattgttatttatgttttttttttggttatttattaaaagagttaatatttaagttatttgttaattaacaggccatttaaccaagttgttgtctcagtgtgtgtttggggtaaagggggtggggtgggggaggAGGAGTGGGGGCACGGCATGGGGGAACTTAAATCCTGCcaagggctctatctgcatggagtttgcagactgtattaaagacatatgactgaggtagggacattagattgtgagctcctttgagggacagctagtgacatgattatgtactttgtacagcactgcgtaatatgttggcactatataaatactgtgttgtaataataataaacattggtTGAATCTTCGGTGAAAACACTAATACGTGGACTCATAACTGCTCAAAATGCACACATTAGCCATAGTTTTTTGTTAATTGCAGTTTTTGAGAAATactaacatacattttattattttaggtggTTACATCTATCAGACCACATTATATTCAATTTCTTTATCTGGAAACCATTGTTTCTAGATTTCTGGGGAGAGACCTAGTTTACTTATGGTCAGGCACACACATATAAGCATGCATTACCAAGCGCTTGAGAAAAGCATTGGTGTTGCGATGTGTTGTATATGCccatttttacagtaaatgcGTGAGTTTAAAAAATGGTACCACCAGTGTGTGTTGCTACTGCCATGCTTCTTAGGTTATTATTCCAGAAATATATCACTCACCGAAACGTATTACACATAAAGCTATGTACTTTCTTAGAGGACAGataaagatggtggcgcccagtgcttcctcccTGCTGGGATGAAGGAGAATTTCAGGACGGTGCGGGACTCGATCAAGGACTTCTACAGCGGGATCGAGGGActtgcggaattaaaggtaattgtgattcttttattttcagtttagttccactttaagtttaatTTTCCATTAGGAACACCTGTTACACTAACAACTGGCCAATGAGGGATTTCTTCTTTCTGCGATAAGGAATGTAACACACTGTTCGCAGAAAACGCCTGACAagtattctatatattttaaaaaagtcctAAACTGAGATGCACTTTAGGaccttttgcataaaaaaaacaattatggtcATTAGTAAGCAGTATATAGAAAGGGGAGAGGGGCAGTACAAAACTGATGTGTATTGGAGTGTCAGTTCTCAACAAGTTCAGATGcaaattttacaattatataacgtttaagagccatttcagacccgcTGTAAACTGCAGCATTCTGTTGGGGGTGAACCACAAGCTCAtctgaataaaatagaaaaacataatttttaattcaatactt
The Pyxicephalus adspersus chromosome 7, UCB_Pads_2.0, whole genome shotgun sequence genome window above contains:
- the LOC140334593 gene encoding hemoglobin subunit beta-3-like — encoded protein: MVHWTAEEKATIASIWAKVDLENDGHDALGRLLIVYPWTQRYFSTFGNLSTAAAVAGNAKVHAHGKKVLGAIDNAIHHLDNVKQTLAALSKQHADELYVDPENFKRLGEVLIVVLAAKLGAAFTPKVQATFEKFLNVLVAALSHGYN